From a region of the Halomonas sp. HL-93 genome:
- a CDS encoding TRAP transporter small permease, producing the protein MLTTLRSRLLAISRPITLTLAGVLLSLNVAAILFGVFARYVAGGAPIWTDELSRFLIIATVMLAAGAVWSEGGHMRVGLLEKLLPAPFARLLNVYQWLLTLLIAAGGAWVSYRYALSVSAFTTSGLGISRTVPMLSLPIGFLLLAWHALLYGPTPLKTVEDSL; encoded by the coding sequence ATGCTTACTACGCTCCGCTCTCGACTACTGGCGATCAGTCGCCCGATCACCCTTACGCTGGCTGGAGTCCTGCTATCTCTTAATGTGGCAGCCATTCTTTTTGGCGTTTTTGCCCGCTATGTTGCCGGTGGTGCGCCTATCTGGACAGATGAACTGTCCCGTTTTTTGATCATTGCCACTGTGATGCTTGCGGCTGGGGCAGTCTGGTCGGAGGGTGGGCATATGCGCGTGGGGCTGCTGGAAAAACTGCTGCCTGCACCCTTCGCTCGTTTACTTAATGTGTACCAATGGCTACTCACCCTATTGATTGCAGCTGGCGGCGCATGGGTCAGCTATCGCTATGCACTATCGGTCAGCGCGTTCACGACATCTGGGCTGGGCATTAGCCGTACGGTGCCAATGCTTTCATTACCTATTGGCTTCTTACTGCTGGCTTGGCATGCCCTTCTCTATGGTCCGACCCCTCTTAAGACCGTTGAGGACTCTCTATGA
- a CDS encoding amino acid ABC transporter permease: protein MSNWEILWSSRDVFLQGFYNTLQLFGISAVLAFLLGSVMVFLLEGSRPRLKIPLRIFIDGMRMLPFLILAYLLYYGLPSVGIRMSAWYAGLTALVLYHGAYFAEILRGCRTTFPQGQVEAATAQGFSLPTMFLRIIWPQLILKTRGLMGNQLIILLKDTAFLVIITVRELTAAANSLSSTYFIPMEAFIVVIGFYWLISIGLEQFIKLIGRYGAKRGFENA from the coding sequence ATGAGTAATTGGGAAATATTGTGGTCGTCGCGGGATGTGTTTTTACAAGGGTTTTATAACACTCTACAGCTGTTTGGCATATCAGCGGTGCTGGCCTTTTTACTCGGCAGTGTGATGGTGTTTTTACTGGAAGGCTCCCGGCCGCGGCTAAAAATCCCGCTGCGAATTTTCATCGATGGGATGCGCATGCTGCCGTTTTTGATACTGGCCTATCTATTGTATTACGGGCTGCCCAGTGTGGGGATTCGCATGAGCGCTTGGTACGCCGGGTTAACCGCCCTGGTGCTCTATCACGGCGCTTATTTTGCGGAAATACTGCGCGGCTGCCGTACAACGTTTCCACAGGGGCAAGTGGAGGCCGCCACGGCACAGGGGTTCTCCCTGCCAACCATGTTTCTTCGCATTATTTGGCCGCAGCTCATCCTAAAAACCCGCGGGTTGATGGGCAACCAACTTATTATTCTGCTCAAAGATACCGCCTTTCTAGTGATCATTACCGTGCGCGAACTCACTGCCGCGGCGAACAGCTTATCAAGCACTTACTTCATTCCCATGGAAGCCTTTATCGTCGTGATCGGCTTTTACTGGCTGATCAGCATTGGGCTGGAGCAGTTTATCAAATTGATTGGCCGTTACGGTGCCAAACGAGGATTCGAAAATGCCTGA
- a CDS encoding LysR family transcriptional regulator translates to MLNQRALTYLNEVIRHGSLRRAAAHLNVDASAVSRQLKALEEELDTQLCERHGRGMRATPAGQLLVHHFHAQRASEEAVLSQLTALQSLTKGEVRIAVGEGFIADLITAPLGTFMSAFEGIKVEIRMAGVNEAMSLLKDREVDIALLYAPPVDPQLYCHVETRQPLDVIVPPNHPLSELDRSVTLHDLKDWPLALMDNPFGMRQMVNMVAHQERIHLEARLHTNSVSVLKNFVRSGIGVTFMPELTVIDEIERGEICTLPMRYPVMNGTRAQIVSLKGQELPVASTTCIDHLHKGMRFFSADAPRLLR, encoded by the coding sequence ATGCTTAATCAGCGTGCATTAACTTACCTAAATGAAGTCATTCGCCACGGCTCGCTCAGGCGCGCCGCGGCTCACTTAAATGTCGATGCTTCCGCCGTTAGCCGACAATTAAAGGCACTCGAAGAGGAGTTAGATACCCAGCTATGTGAACGGCATGGGCGAGGCATGCGTGCAACCCCGGCGGGTCAGTTACTCGTGCATCACTTTCACGCCCAGCGAGCTTCTGAAGAAGCCGTGCTCTCCCAACTCACAGCCCTGCAAAGCCTGACAAAAGGGGAGGTTCGCATCGCCGTAGGAGAAGGGTTTATCGCAGACCTGATCACCGCACCGTTAGGCACTTTTATGTCAGCGTTTGAGGGTATTAAGGTAGAAATCCGCATGGCAGGTGTTAATGAAGCAATGTCGCTGCTCAAAGATCGCGAAGTGGATATAGCGCTACTTTATGCACCGCCGGTAGACCCGCAACTTTACTGCCATGTGGAAACGCGCCAACCGCTCGATGTCATTGTGCCTCCCAATCACCCACTAAGTGAGCTGGACCGCTCCGTGACACTGCATGATCTAAAAGATTGGCCCCTAGCATTAATGGACAATCCTTTCGGAATGCGCCAAATGGTCAACATGGTGGCTCATCAGGAACGTATTCATCTTGAGGCACGCCTACATACTAACTCTGTTTCGGTTTTAAAGAATTTCGTCCGCTCAGGGATTGGCGTTACGTTTATGCCGGAACTCACCGTCATTGATGAAATAGAGCGGGGCGAAATTTGCACGCTACCTATGCGCTACCCAGTGATGAACGGTACCCGCGCGCAAATCGTTAGCTTAAAAGGGCAAGAGCTGCCCGTGGCTTCAACGACATGTATCGATCATTTGCACAAAGGAATGCGTTTTTTCTCAGCCGATGCGCCTCGACTGTTGCGATAA
- a CDS encoding M15 family metallopeptidase, which yields MPLNTLLKALPPIPSHPAPCWEGLRRVPITDNGERLVPMSLAPTPISVFPAYARLGIPGAVPECFVREGVYRALLTAARSLPDGIGLIVLDGWRPWRVQQYLFDTLHEAIHHHQPNLGEAELLERTREFVSVPSRDPFAPSPHLTGGAVDVTLCDADGLPLDMGTLFDEALPASHSDYFEHLETLTPPQRKARDHRRLLYHIMHQQGFTNLPSEWWHFDYGDQLWAYYGPYDHAHYGAAELDTIENRWRRQLS from the coding sequence ATGCCTTTGAACACACTTTTAAAGGCATTGCCGCCTATACCCAGCCACCCAGCACCCTGCTGGGAAGGGCTGCGCCGCGTGCCCATTACCGATAACGGTGAGCGCTTGGTACCCATGAGCCTTGCCCCCACACCGATCAGCGTTTTTCCGGCCTATGCCCGACTGGGCATTCCGGGTGCGGTGCCAGAGTGTTTCGTCCGCGAAGGTGTCTATCGGGCACTGCTCACAGCCGCTCGCAGCTTACCCGACGGTATTGGGTTAATCGTGCTGGACGGCTGGCGGCCATGGCGAGTGCAGCAATACCTGTTCGACACCCTGCATGAGGCTATTCACCATCACCAGCCAAATCTCGGCGAAGCGGAGCTGCTGGAACGTACAAGGGAATTTGTCTCGGTACCCAGCCGTGATCCGTTTGCCCCCAGCCCACACCTCACCGGGGGCGCTGTAGATGTCACGCTGTGCGACGCCGATGGCCTACCGTTGGATATGGGTACGCTATTTGATGAGGCGCTACCGGCATCGCATAGCGACTATTTCGAACATCTGGAAACGCTAACGCCGCCACAACGCAAGGCCCGGGACCACCGCCGCTTGCTGTATCACATCATGCATCAGCAAGGCTTCACCAATCTGCCTAGCGAGTGGTGGCACTTTGATTATGGCGATCAATTGTGGGCGTATTACGGACCTTATGATCATGCGCATTACGGGGCTGCTGAGCTGGACACCATCGAGAATCGCTGGCGCAGGCAGCTAAGTTGA
- the dctP gene encoding TRAP transporter substrate-binding protein DctP, producing MATQRFLPKRLITACMLGTAMMAGNANAATTIDLGYNGAPDPEKNAVHVFATNLKELVEEKTDDQIQLELYPNSSLGEEEERMEQTMSTPMLNVASFAGVSPLVEEIFVSAIPFLFDDFDAARTFFDEGEYWQEVSKALKERAGIDMLAVVEEGGFLAFTNNETPISHPDDFEGLRFRAMDPSQVALYEAFGASGTPIPWTETYMALRTEVADGQMNPPMYIIMESLHEVQDYLTLANIQYSNQFLVGNSDMIAGWDDELRDVFQEAVAEANQNAREHNENQVDERITYLEEQGMEVIRPSEEELTAFRDIGQPAYLEWLEERDIEQRWIDMALEDAGMSDLLD from the coding sequence ATGGCGACTCAACGCTTTTTACCAAAAAGACTTATTACAGCTTGCATGCTTGGCACTGCAATGATGGCGGGTAATGCCAACGCTGCAACCACCATCGATTTAGGTTACAACGGCGCTCCCGACCCTGAGAAAAATGCCGTTCATGTCTTCGCCACCAACCTGAAAGAGTTAGTCGAAGAAAAAACCGACGACCAAATTCAATTAGAGCTATATCCCAATAGTTCGCTGGGCGAAGAAGAAGAACGCATGGAGCAGACCATGAGCACACCGATGCTCAATGTGGCGTCCTTTGCGGGCGTCTCTCCTCTCGTAGAAGAGATCTTCGTCAGCGCCATTCCGTTTCTATTCGACGATTTTGATGCGGCCCGTACCTTCTTTGATGAAGGTGAATATTGGCAAGAGGTCAGCAAGGCGCTGAAGGAGCGGGCCGGTATCGATATGCTGGCAGTTGTGGAAGAGGGGGGCTTCCTAGCGTTTACGAATAATGAGACGCCTATCAGCCACCCTGACGACTTCGAAGGGCTCAGGTTCCGTGCCATGGACCCGAGCCAAGTTGCTCTCTACGAGGCCTTCGGTGCATCTGGTACACCCATTCCCTGGACAGAAACCTACATGGCCCTCCGCACTGAGGTGGCTGACGGCCAGATGAACCCGCCGATGTATATCATTATGGAAAGCCTTCACGAAGTGCAGGACTACCTGACGCTTGCCAATATCCAGTACTCCAATCAGTTTCTGGTCGGCAACAGTGACATGATCGCCGGCTGGGATGACGAGCTTCGTGATGTCTTTCAAGAAGCCGTTGCCGAAGCCAACCAAAACGCCCGAGAGCATAACGAGAATCAGGTAGATGAACGTATCACTTACCTGGAAGAACAGGGTATGGAAGTGATTCGACCCTCTGAAGAGGAGCTAACCGCTTTTCGCGACATTGGCCAGCCCGCGTATCTAGAATGGCTCGAAGAGCGTGATATCGAGCAACGCTGGATCGATATGGCGCTGGAAGATGCGGGTATGAGCGATCTGCTCGACTAA
- a CDS encoding TRAP transporter large permease produces MTLTMLAVFLGHVLLGLPLFIALLTTALVGFLFVDLSMIPRMMPQQFFGGINAFSLMAIPLFILAGNLMNVSGLTERLMGLARLIVGHLRGGMGHVNVVSSVFFAGVNGSAVADTSALGSLLVPAMEKEGYSRAFAAGLTAGSSLIGPIIPPSIFMILYASLTNTSVGDLFLAGVVPGLLLGVAFMGMNAWYAWRHRLPKSGQLPSLGQLGVAFVTALPALIAPFIIVAGIVMGFVTPTESGALTALYVALCGFVLGGLRLKECWKAIVDTARLTSAIFLIMAASATISWLLSYAQVPEQFVSLLSPYVDNGVVILLLLSAITFVTGMFMEEVSALMLLTPIFAPVATMAGIDPVHLGVIITLNITIALITPPLGACVFVAAAVSRLEIVSLFRTIWPFVLTAVAVLILLILFPPLALWLPTLLG; encoded by the coding sequence ATGACTTTGACCATGCTGGCCGTTTTCCTTGGCCACGTATTGCTTGGGCTTCCGCTGTTTATTGCGTTGTTAACCACTGCATTAGTAGGCTTTTTATTTGTCGACTTATCGATGATTCCACGCATGATGCCGCAGCAATTCTTCGGTGGTATCAATGCTTTCTCACTGATGGCTATTCCGTTATTTATCCTTGCCGGCAACCTGATGAACGTCAGCGGTTTGACGGAACGCTTGATGGGTCTAGCACGCCTGATAGTCGGGCACTTACGAGGTGGCATGGGCCATGTCAATGTGGTCTCAAGCGTGTTTTTCGCAGGCGTTAATGGCTCTGCCGTGGCCGACACCTCAGCACTGGGGTCGCTTTTAGTACCCGCTATGGAGAAAGAAGGCTACTCAAGGGCCTTTGCCGCAGGCTTAACCGCAGGCAGCTCGCTGATCGGCCCGATTATTCCGCCCAGTATCTTTATGATTCTCTACGCCTCATTAACTAACACATCCGTAGGAGATTTGTTTTTGGCGGGCGTCGTGCCTGGACTGTTGTTGGGTGTCGCCTTTATGGGGATGAACGCCTGGTATGCCTGGCGTCACCGATTACCCAAAAGTGGCCAATTACCCTCTTTGGGCCAGCTGGGTGTAGCGTTCGTGACGGCTCTGCCAGCGCTTATCGCTCCCTTTATTATCGTAGCTGGCATTGTAATGGGCTTTGTGACGCCCACGGAATCGGGAGCGCTAACAGCGCTGTATGTCGCCCTATGTGGTTTCGTGCTGGGCGGGTTGCGACTCAAGGAATGCTGGAAAGCCATTGTGGATACGGCGCGCCTGACCTCGGCGATTTTTCTGATCATGGCGGCCTCAGCCACGATTAGCTGGTTGCTCTCCTACGCCCAGGTCCCAGAGCAATTTGTGTCACTTTTATCACCCTATGTGGATAATGGCGTCGTCATTTTATTACTGCTCAGCGCTATCACTTTTGTCACTGGGATGTTTATGGAGGAGGTATCGGCGTTGATGCTACTCACGCCTATCTTCGCACCGGTGGCCACGATGGCAGGTATCGACCCGGTCCATCTGGGTGTCATCATCACGTTGAACATTACCATTGCCTTGATTACTCCCCCCCTAGGCGCTTGCGTCTTTGTCGCTGCAGCGGTTAGCCGCCTTGAAATTGTGTCGCTGTTTAGAACCATTTGGCCTTTTGTGCTGACAGCGGTTGCGGTACTTATTTTATTAATCCTCTTTCCACCGCTGGCGCTGTGGTTGCCTACCCTGCTTGGATAA
- a CDS encoding amino acid ABC transporter ATP-binding protein — protein sequence MPETAAVSIRKLSKSFDGTEVLRDVSLEVQPGEVVSILGSSGSGKSTLLRCINWLEHPDRGDIHIAGDRIGVSDTGKLMSRRELAGMRARLGMVFQGFNLWPHLSVMRNVTEAPIHVQGLSKAEADKRALALLEKVGMVDKREQYPYTLSGGQKQRVAIARALAMQPKVMLFDEPTSALDPELVGEVLGVIKDLSKEGYTMVLVTHEMEFARAVSDQVVFLDKGIIIEKSHPSEFFVNPKTERVRRFLELEAPVV from the coding sequence ATGCCTGAGACAGCCGCTGTGAGTATCCGCAAACTTTCCAAAAGCTTTGATGGCACCGAAGTGCTACGGGATGTCTCGCTGGAGGTTCAGCCGGGCGAGGTCGTCAGTATTTTGGGTTCATCGGGCTCTGGTAAATCCACCCTGTTACGCTGCATTAACTGGCTCGAACACCCCGACCGCGGCGATATACATATTGCCGGTGATCGTATTGGCGTGAGCGACACCGGCAAACTGATGTCGCGCCGTGAGCTGGCGGGCATGCGCGCGCGCTTAGGCATGGTGTTCCAGGGGTTTAATTTGTGGCCTCACCTGAGTGTAATGCGCAATGTCACCGAGGCCCCTATTCATGTGCAGGGCTTGAGTAAAGCCGAGGCTGACAAGAGAGCGCTGGCGCTACTTGAAAAAGTCGGCATGGTCGATAAACGCGAACAATACCCCTACACGTTGTCGGGCGGGCAAAAACAGCGCGTGGCGATTGCCCGGGCGCTGGCCATGCAGCCGAAAGTGATGCTGTTTGACGAGCCCACCTCGGCGCTTGACCCTGAGCTCGTTGGCGAAGTGTTGGGGGTGATCAAAGACCTCTCAAAAGAGGGCTACACCATGGTACTGGTGACCCATGAAATGGAATTCGCCCGTGCCGTTTCCGATCAGGTGGTCTTTCTCGATAAAGGTATCATTATCGAGAAATCCCACCCCAGCGAGTTTTTCGTTAACCCCAAAACCGAACGGGTAAGGCGCTTTTTAGAACTGGAAGCGCCTGTGGTTTAA